The Pleuronectes platessa chromosome 23, fPlePla1.1, whole genome shotgun sequence genome contains a region encoding:
- the LOC128430073 gene encoding tripartite motif-containing protein 16, translating into MSDNQPKDTQQVVLCDMCTEEDRKPARKTCMKCEISMCGQHLQVHLTTPVLLQTHPLTEPMALGGTTKCPQHGKLLEYYCLDDMTCVCVSCAIEDQHRLHNMKTFSTAHKELMEKLTGEQKALRVKTDDENVSLEKWENSEREKLSSSSLRLIEAVTKMRDVSLTSVRSSVSARMVALKTCKSSLQGAQEEKDTFRFLQMYSEVNRDVEEAKAVDLRKGLLPGSDRDKLVQAIQQDGEDMMEQAEHFWGSLLTLVDPDQELLSTGPDLMFEPLVLGSGISLSKDNRRVFYSDCIEECTATLLIGRTQPGTNLKRWQVCLSKDFDWTIGLCDKNSAKDLKKGPHYGLCYKNHQLSSVSSDECFDASSNSRDLVQQTEAGGHISSALITHQGDEEEEAVPRPEKVEVVWNSVASSLSFFRRSGLHRREEIVTIAININNQDLVPFVQLEMDNAQNSANSSQIQWKCPCGYDYYEEDNYYGERSGQLIYQINCPCGKILGGRFTEMVCELL; encoded by the coding sequence ATGTCTGACAATCAGCCAAAAGACACGCAGCAAGTTGTCCTCTGCGACATGTGcacagaggaggacaggaaaCCAGCCAGAAAGACCTGCATGAAATGTGAGATCTCCATGTGTGGGCAGCACCTGCAGGTCCACCTGACCACGCCGGTGTTACTCCAAACTCATCCTCTGACCGAACCCATGGCTCTAGGTGGCACCACCAAATGCCCCCAGCATGGCAAACTCCTGGAGTACTACTGCTTGGATGatatgacctgtgtgtgtgtttcctgcgcCATTGAAGACCAGCACCGCCTTCACAATATGAAAACCTTCTCCACAGCCCACAAAGAGCTCATGGAGAAGCTCACAGGTGAGCAGAAGGCCCTGCGGGTGAAAACTGACGATGAGAATGTGAGTCTGGAAAAGTGGGAGAATAGTGAAAGAGAGAAGCTGAGTAGCTCCAGCCTGCGTCTAATTGAGGCTGTGACTAAGATGCGTGATGTATCCCTGACCAGCGTCAGATCTTCAGTTTCTGCTCGGATGGTGGCCTTAAAAACATGCAAGAgcagcctgcagggggcgcaggaggagaaggacaccTTCAGATTCCTGCAGATGTATTCAGAGGTGAATCGGGACGTGGAGGAGGCCAAGGCCGTGGACCTGAGGAAAGGGTTGCTGCCCGGCAGCGACCGTGACAAACTCGTCCAAGCGATACAACAGGATGGGGAAGACATGATGGAGCAGGCAGAACACTTCTGGGGATCCTTGTTGACTCTGGTCGATCCGGACCAGGAGCTCCTCAGCACTGGTCCAGACCTGATGTTTGAGCCTCTGGTTCTCGGCTCCGGCATCTCACTGTCCAAAGACAACCGGAGGGTTTTCTACAGTGATTGTATCGAGGAGTGCACTGCCACTCTTTTGATCGGCAGAACCCAACCAGGTACTAACCTTAAGAGGTGGCAGGTCTGTCTTTCCAAAGACTTTGATTGGACCATTGGTTTGTGTGACAAAAATTCTGCGAAGGATCTGAAGAAGGGGCCCCACTATGGCCTTTGCTACAAAAATCACCAGCTCAGCTCTGTCTCGTCAGATGAGTGTTTTGATGCATCATCTAATTCAAGAGATTTGGTGCAGCAAACCGAAGCAGGTGGACACATTTCCTCTGCACTGATCACACATcagggagatgaagaagaggaggctgtGCCGCGACCTGAAAAGGTGGAAGTGGTTTGGAATTCTGTTGCTTCCTCGCTGTCCTTCTTCAGGAGAAGTGGACTGCACCGGAGGGAAGAAATAGTCACGATTGCGATCAACATCAACAACCAGGACCTGGTCCCCTTTGTTCAACTGGAAATGGACAATGCACAAAACAGTGCAAATTCTTCCCAGATTCAGTGGAAGTGCCCCTGTGGATATGACTACTACGAGGAAGATAATTATTACGGAGAAAGAAGTGGCCAGTTGATCTATCAGATCAACTGTCCCTGTGGAAAAATCCTTGGCGGTCGCTTCACAGAGATGGTTTGTGAACTTCTGTAA
- the nedd8 gene encoding NEDD8 — MLIKVKTLTGKEIEIDIEPTDKVERIKERVEEKEGIPPQQQRLIYSGKQMNDEKTAADYKIQGGSVLHLVLALRGGQVLHSPRSLHTKPAL; from the exons ATGCTCATTAAAGTGAAG ACGCTCACGGGGAAGGAGATCGAGATCGACATAGAGCCCACAGACAAG gtggagCGGATCAAAGagagggtggaggagaaggaagggaTTCCCCCCCAACAGCAGAGGCTGATCTACAGCGGGAAACAGAT gAACGATGAGAAAACAGCGGCAGACTATAAGATCCAGGGAGGCTCCGTTCTCCATTTGGTCCTTGCGCTGCGAGGAGGACAGGTGCTCCACTCTCCCAGAAGCCTCCACACCAAGCCTGCATTGTAG
- the LOC128430078 gene encoding tripartite motif-containing protein 16, which yields MSDNQPKDTQQVVLCDMCTEEDRKPARKTCMKCEISMCGQHLQVHLTTPVLLQTHPLTEPMALGGTTKCPQHGKLLEYYCLDDMTCVCVSCAIEDQHRLHNMKTFSTAHKELMEKLTGEQKALRVKTDDENVSLEKWENSERGKLSHSSLRLIEAVTKMHDVSLTSVRSSVSARMVALKTCKSSLQGAQEGKDTFRFLQMYSEVNRDVEEAKAVDLRKGLLPGSDRDKLVQVIQQDGEDMMEQAEHFWGSLLTLVDPDQELLSTGPDLMFEPLVLGSGISLSKDNRRVFYSDWIGECTATLLIGRTQPGTNLKRWQVCLSKDFDWTIGLCDKNSAKDLKKGPHYGLCYKNHQLSSVSSDECFDASSNSRDLMQQTEAGGHISSALITHQGDEEEEAVPRPEKVEVVWNSVASSLSFFRRSGLHRREEIVTIAININNQDLVPFVQLEMENAQNSANSSQIQWKCPCGRVYKKEANYYRHENGRVINRKNCPCGEILGGRFTEVVCELL from the coding sequence ATGTCTGACAATCAGCCAAAAGACACGCAGCAAGTTGTCCTCTGCGACATGTGcacagaggaggacaggaaaCCAGCCAGAAAGACCTGCATGAAATGTGAGATCTCCATGTGTGGGCAGCACCTGCAGGTCCACCTGACCACGCCGGTGTTACTCCAAACTCATCCTCTGACCGAACCCATGGCTCTAGGTGGCACCACCAAATGCCCCCAGCATGGCAAACTCCTGGAGTACTACTGCTTGGATGatatgacctgtgtgtgtgtttcctgcgcCATTGAAGACCAGCACCGCCTTCACAATATGAAAACCTTCTCCACAGCCCACAAAGAGCTCATGGAGAAGCTCACAGGTGAGCAGAAGGCCCTGCGGGTGAAAACTGACGATGAGAATGTGAGTCTGGAAAAGTGGGAGAATAGTGAAAGAGGGAAGCTGAGTCACTCCAGCCTGCGTCTAATTGAGGCTGTGACTAAGATGCATGATGTATCCCTGACCAGCGTCAGATCTTCAGTTTCTGCTCGGATGGTGGCCTTAAAAACATGCAAGAgcagcctgcagggggcgcagGAGGGGAAGGACACCTTCAGATTCCTGCAGATGTATTCAGAGGTGAATCGGGACGTGGAGGAGGCCAAGGCCGTGGACCTGAGGAAAGGGTTGCTGCCCGGCAGCGACCGTGACAAACTCGTCCAAGTGATACAACAGGATGGGGAAGACATGATGGAGCAGGCAGAACACTTCTGGGGATCCTTGTTGACTCTGGTCGATCCGGACCAGGAGCTCCTCAGCACTGGTCCAGACCTGATGTTTGAGCCTCTGGTTCTCGGCTCCGGCATCTCACTGTCCAAAGACAACCGGAGGGTTTTCTACAGTGATTGGATCGGGGAGTGCACTGCCACTCTTTTGATCGGCAGAACCCAACCAGGTACTAACCTTAAGAGGTGGCAGGTCTGTCTTTCCAAAGACTTTGATTGGACCATTGGTTTGTGTGACAAAAATTCTGCGAAGGATCTGAAGAAGGGGCCCCACTATGGCCTTTGCTACAAAAATCACCAGCTCAGCTCTGTCTCGTCAGATGAGTGTTTTGATGCATCATCTAATTCAAGAGATTTGATGCAGCAAACCGAAGCAGGCGGACACATTTCCTCTGCACTGATCACACATcagggagatgaagaagaggaggctgtGCCGCGACCTGAAAAGGTGGAAGTGGTTTGGAATTCTGTTGCTTCCTCGCTGTCCTTCTTCAGGAGAAGTGGACTGCACCGGAGGGAAGAAATAGTCACGATTGCGATCAACATCAACAACCAGGACCTGGTCCCCTTTGTTCAACTGGAAATGGAAAATGCACAAAACAGTGCAAATTCTTCCCAGATTCAATGGAAGTGCCCATGTGGAAGAGTTTACAAAAAGGAAGCCAATTACTACAGACATGAAAATGGCAGGGTCATCAACCGGAAAAACTGTCCCTGTGGAGAAATCCTTGGCGGTCGCTTCACAGAGGTGGTTTGTGAACTTCTGTAA
- the gmpr2 gene encoding GMP reductase 2 translates to MPRIENDIKLDFKDVLLRPKRSTLKSRSEVDLVRSFSFRNSKGSYRGIPIIAANMDTVGTFEMALALHQFTLFTTVHKHYSVDDWVEFAAKHPECVESVAVSSGTGDGDFERISAILKAVPQLRYICVDVANGYSEHFVHFVKEVREKFQTHTIMAGNVVTGEMVEELILAGADIIKVGIGPGSVCTTRKKTGVGYPQLSAVIECADAAHGLGGHIISDGGCTCPGDVSKAFGAGADFVMLGGMLAGHSESGGEVIEKNGTKYKLFYGMSSDTAMKKHAGGVAEYRASEGKTVEVAYKGPVDVTIRDILGGVRSTCTYVGAGKLKELSRRTTFIRVTQQLNTVFGNS, encoded by the exons ATGCCTCGCATTGAGAACGACATCAAGCTGGACTTCAAGGATGTGCTCCTCCGTCCGAAGAGAAGCACGCTCAAGTCCCGGAGCGAG GTGGACCTGGTGAGGAGCTTCTCCTTCAGGAACTCCAAGGGCAGCTACAGAGGGATCCCCATCATCGCTGCCAACATGGACACTGTGGGGACCTTTGAGATGGCCCTGGCCCTGCACCAG TTCACTCTCTTCACCACGGTTCACAAACATTACTCGGTGGACGACTGGGTGGAGTTTGCAGCGAAGCATCCCGAGTGTGTGGAG AGTGTGGCAGTCAGCTCAGGGACCGGCGACGGCGACTTTGAGAGGATCTCCGCCATCTTGAAGGCCGTGCCCCAGCTGCGGTACATCTGCGTCGACGTGGCGAACGGCTACTCCGAACACTTTGTCCACTTCGTCAAAGAAGTCCGGGAAAAGTTCCAGACACACACTATAATG GCAGGAAATGTGGTGACTGGAGAAATGGTGGAGGAGCTGATCCTGGCCGGAGCAGACATCATCAAAGTAGGCATCGGACCAG GTTCTGTTTGCACCACCCGCAAGAAGACAGGGGTGGGTTACCCCCAGCTTAGCGCCGTGATAGAGTGTGCAGATGCAGCCCACGGACTGGGCGGCCACATAATCTCT gaCGGGGGATGTACCTGTCCAGGAGATGTCTCAAAGGCTTTTG GAGCCGGAGCAGACTTCGTGATGCTGGGGGGAATGCTGGCCGGACACTCTGAGAGTGGGGGCGAGGTCATTGAGAAAAACGGCACGAAATACAAGCTGTTCTATGGAATGAGCTCGGACACAGCGATGAAGAAGCATGCGGGTGGTGTGGCCGAGTACAG GGCGTCCGAGGGGAAGACGGTGGAAGTTGCTTACAAAGGTCCGGTGGACGTGACGATACGAGACATCCTGGGAGGGGTTCGCTCCACCTGCACCTACGTCGGGGCGGGcaagctgaaggagctgagccGCAGGACCACCTTCATCAGGGTCACCCAGCAGCTCAACACTGTCTTTGGCAACTCCTGA
- the homezb gene encoding homeobox and leucine zipper encoding b yields MDGGLPGLRQNTPGAGGVTQEIKVPPAPFNMNQNPAVVLPLLSENQMLVWVHLNQIDLQLDCVAELDKAFDVFPYLTQKQTAVLARRCSLHPDQVKEWFMAQRLRYGISWDCEDIQEVQRKFSQIRGKKELQTQTTQNRMREEVKEETSEKKEQKRGVKQSGRKKAGKVPESSELGGNGRAIERLESKMMQELPKNKEEDSEVETPVYVRENTQKRRKRNAVPNKIEETMEDNDGVLKRDREGESETTFLTREKRATLRLAFSACQYPNGSDYERLVRTICIPRQTLVQWFSDTRYYIKKVKPRWMKQEQHSQAVANIRYRQCLKELAKEQLRPRKRNFEEEA; encoded by the coding sequence ATGGACGGAGGGCTTCCCGGGCTCAGGCAGAACACACCTGGTGCTGGTGGTGTGACACAAGAAATAAAGGTCCCCCCCGCGCCTTTCAACATGAACCAAAACCCTGCAGTGGTTCTGCCCCTGCTCTCTGAGAATCAGATGCTTGTGTGGGTGCACCTGAACCAGATCGACCTACAGCTGGACTGTGTAGCAGAGCTCGACAAGGCCTTTGACGTCTTCCCGTATCTAACACAGAAACAGACGGCTGTGCTGGCGCGGCGCTGCTCCCTGCACCCAGACCAGGTGAAGGAGTGGTTCATGGCACAGAGGCTCCGCTACGGCATTAGCTGGGACTGTGAAGACATCCAGGAGGTTCAGAGGAAGTTCAGTCAGATTCGGGGAAAGAAAGAGCTGCAAACCCAAACTACCCAAAACAGGATGCGGGAAGAGGTGAAAGAGGAGACAAGTGAGAAGAAGGAACAGAAGAGAGGGGTAAAACAATCTGGAAGGAAGAAGGCGGGAAAGGTCCCGGAGAGCTCAGAACTGGGAGGAAATGGGAGGGCTATTGAGCGACTGGAGAGCAAAATGATGCAGGAGCTCCCAAAGAACAAAGAGGAGGACAGTGAAGTGGAGACACCTGTGTACGTCAGAGAGAATACTCAGAAAAGGCGCAAAAGGAATGCCGTGCCAAACAAGATTGAAGAGACGATGGAAGACAATGACGGTGTcctgaagagagacagagagggcgAGTCAGAGACCACATTTTTAACCAGAGAGAAGAGGGCCACGCTGCGGTTGGCTTTCTCTGCCTGCCAGTATCCTAACGGAAGTGACTACGAACGCCTGGTGAGGACGATCTGCATCCCGCGGCAAACGTTGGTGCAGTGGTTCAGCGACACGCGCTATTACATAAAGAAGGTAAAGCCACGCTGGatgaagcaggagcagcacagCCAGGCGGTGGCCAACATCAGGTACCGGCAGTGCCTGAAGGAGCTGGCAaaggagcagctgagaccaaGGAAACGCAACTTCGAAGAGGAAGCTTGA
- the LOC128429924 gene encoding tripartite motif-containing protein 16-like, giving the protein MSDNQPKDTQQVVLCDICTEEDRKPARKTCMKCEISMCGQHLQVHLTTPVLLQTHPLTEPMALGGTTKCPQHGKLLEYYCLDDMTCVCVSCAIEDQHRLHNMKTFSTAHKELMEKLTGEQKALRVKTDDENGSLEKWENSEREKLSNSSLRLIEGVTKMRDVSLTSVRSSVSARMVALKTCKSSLQGAQEEKDTFRFLQMYSQVNQDVEEAKAVDLRKGLPPGSDRDKLVQVIQQDGEDMMEQAEHFWGSLLTLVDPDQELLSTGPDLMFEPQLLGSGISLSKDNQRVFYNDWIGKCTATLLIGTTQPGTNVQRWQVCLSKDFDWTIGLCDKNSAKSLKNGPHYGLCCKNHQLSSVSTDECFDASSNSRDLVQQTEAGGQLHISSALITHQGDEEDEEVVLRLEVFWNSLASSLSFFRRSGLHRREEIVTIAININNQDLVPFVQLEMENAQNSANSSQIQWKCPCGRVYNKEANHYKQGNGQIMCQKNCHCGEIIGGRFTEVVCELL; this is encoded by the coding sequence ATGTCTGACAATCAGCCAAAAGACACGCAGCAAGTTGTCCTCTGCGACATTTGcacagaggaggacaggaaaCCAGCCAGAAAGACCTGCATGAAATGTGAGATCTCCATGTGTGGGCAGCACCTGCAGGTCCACCTGACCACGCCAGTGTTACTCCAAACTCATCCTCTGACCGAACCCATGGCTCTAGGTGGCACCACCAAATGCCCACAGCATGGCAAACTCCTGGAGTACTACTGCTTGGATGacatgacctgtgtgtgtgtttcctgcgcCATTGAAGACCAGCACCGCCTTCACAATATGAAAACCTTCTCCACAGCCCACAAAGAGCTCATGGAGAAGCTCACAGGGGAGCAGAAGGCCCTGCGGGTGAAAACTGACGATGAGAATGGGAGTCTGGAAAAGTGGGAGAATAGTGAAAGAGAGAAGCTGAGTAACTCCAGCCTGCGTCTAATTGAGGGTGTGACTAAGATGCGTGATGTATCCCTGACCAGCGTGAGATCTTCAGTTTCTGCTCGGATGGTGGCCTTAAAAACATGCAAGAgcagcctgcagggggcgcaggaggagaaggacaccTTCAGATTCCTGCAGATGTATTCACAGGTGAATCAGGATGTGGAGGAGGCCAAGGCCGTGGACCTGAGGAAAGGGTTGCCGCCCGGCAGCGACCGTGACAAACTCGTCCAAGTGATACAACAGGATGGGGAAGACATGATGGAGCAGGCAGAACACTTCTGGGGATCCTTGCTGACTCTGGTCGATCCGGACCAGGAGCTCCTCAGCACTGGTCCAGACCTGATGTTTGAGCCTCAGCTTCTCGGCTCCGGCATCTCACTGTCCAAAGACAACCAAAGAGTTTTCTACAATGATTGGATCGGGAAGTGCACTGCCACTCTTTTGATCGGCACTACCCAACCAGGAACTAACGTTCAGAGGTGGCAGGTCTGTCTTTCCAAAGACTTTGATTGGACCATTGGTTTGTGTGACAAAAATTCTGCGAAGAGTTTGAAGAATGGGCCCCACTATGGCCTTTGCTGCAAAAATCACCAGCTCAGCTCTGTCTCGACAGATGAGTGTTTTGATGCATCATCTAATTCAAGAGATTTGGTGCAGCAAACCGAAGCAGGCGGACAACTCCACATTTCCTCTGCACTGATCACACATCagggagatgaagaagatgaggaggttGTGCTGAGGCTGGAAGTGTTTTGGAATTCACTTGCTTCCTCGCTGTCCTTCTTCAGGAGAAGTGGACTGCACCGGAGGGAAGAAATAGTCACGATTGCGATCAACATCAACAACCAGGACCTGGTCCCCTTTGTTCAACTGGAAATGGAAAATGCACAAAACAGTGCAAATTCTTCCCAGATTCAATGGAAGTGCCCATGTGGAAGAGTTTACAACAAAGAAGCCAATCATTACAAACAAGGAAATGGCCAGATTATGTGCCAGAAAAACTGTCACTGTGGAGAAATCATTGGCGGTCGCTTCACAGAGGTGGTTTGTGAACTTCTGTAA
- the cideb gene encoding cell death activator CIDE-B, translating to MPTVTRCTLSSAVLYLSNHQVWSKVHLLGQTQNLPPNILHNNHAVGSDNNTSTRMEGTSSFIKSVTKRVWSPTQRPFRVCCHNRATRKGITAGTLEELKERVYQALLLSLSAVSLSLVCEEDGTEVDTDEFLMTLPDNTMLMALEPGQTWRSQTGAVVPKSHDNNKPRTGRDIARVTFDLYKMSPKDMFGSLSVKATFQGLYSVSADFQCLGPKKILREALRVASALLQAAGHLLITSASMIRRVIEGAEFWQPQRAEYTASWN from the exons aTGCCCACTGTGACCAGATGCACCTTGTCCTCTGCTGTTCTGTATCTGAGTAATCACCAGGTTTGGAGCAAAGTCCACTTACTGGGTCAAACACAAAATCTCCCACCAAACATCCTACACAACAATCACGCTGTGGGGAGCGACAACAACACATCGACCAGAATGGAAGGCACATCCTCATTCATCAA GTCAGTGACCAAGCGAGTGTGGTCCCCGACGCAGAGACccttcagagtgtgttgtcACAACAGGGCGACCAGGAAGGGCATCACAGCTGGGaccctggaggagctgaaagaaCGG GTGTACCAGGCGCTGCTGCTGTCCCTCTCTGCAGTGTCTCTGTCCCTGGTTTGTGAGGAGGACGGCACAGAGGTGGACACCGACGAGTTCCTCATGACGCTGCCAGACAACACAATGCTCATGGCCCTGGAGCCCGGACAGACGTGGAGATCCCAGACA GGTGCAGTCGTGCCCAAATCTCACGACAACAACAAGCCTCGGACCGGGAGAGACATAGCGCGTGTCACCTTCGACCTTTACAAGATGAGCCCTAAGGACATGTTTGGCTCGCTGAGCGTGAAGGCCACGTTTCAGGGGCTGTACTCTGTGAGCGCCGACTTCCAGTGTCTGGGGCCCAAGAAGATCCTCAG AGAAGCCCTGCGTGTGGCCTCCGCCCTCCTCCAGGCCGCCGGACACCTGCTCATCACGTCCGCTTCAATGATCCGCCGCGTCATCGAAGGCGCCGAGTTCTGGCAGCCGCAGCGGGCAGAGTACACGGCCAGCTGGAACTGA